The genome window TTaaggctccctctgctgggactCTTGTCTTTGTGAACGATGACCTACACCATCTTCCATACACCTTTGCAATCCAAAAGATGTGAGACACCTTCAGATAGAAAAGTGATGTATAGAGCGGACACAATTCACTTTTATCCATACGTCAGAGAAGCAGGTCCACTCTATGCATGACATTTCTGTCCTGATTGCTTTTTAACTCTCTCTCACGCTTGGTAAATCCAAAATGGACAATGGTGGATATGTTAAAGGGGAGGTGAAGCACCTTTTTATATGGGATGAACCCATGTTTCCTGCACCTTTGATAAAGGGTTTTGATGGGTCGTGTGGAGAATCAACCCAAGGGTCATGCAAAGGCACGGCCTTGTTCAAAATACTTTTAAGCTGCATCCTTCCTCCCTTTCCTTGATGTAAGCACTTCAGGGAAGGGACTAAAGGAAGGGTGCATTTAGAGAGTATTGGAACATAGCCTGCGTCTCAGATGGATGTGGGATGCACTGGGAtgactcctgttgtaaagattgGGACCGTTGAACTGACTTTCCACGCTCGTCTAGCGATTTCCTATGTAGGGTGATTGTGTAAAATTGTGGAAGCGATGAAAGGACCATTTTTTTAtgtatgttttgttattttttacttggTCTTGCATGTTGTCGAGACGTCATggagactggtgtgtgtgtgtgtgtgagagctccCAGCATGCATTTGGCCTACAGgtcagaggaggaggatgatggttGCTTTGGTCTTAAAGTACTGGCCTAATGTGCTACTGAGTTGGTGTGACTGAAGGGAGGGAGGAGCGGTCATGTTTAGGGAGAGAGGTGTCATGGCTGTAGACTCTCTGTCCATCAGAATGTTGTACAGAAAACAATAttaattttaaaaatgttttttttatctttttttttcttgTATTGCTTCTTTTTTCTTTAAAGAAACGTGTACTGTAAAGACCTTAAAGAAATGCTACTAATTGAAGGTGGTGAAAGATTTACCAACTTCTTGCTGAAGAAAAATTTGAAAAGGAAAGAAAGATAACTGTAGATAGCTAGACAGAGCACCGATAGCTAGACAGAGCACCGATAGCTAGACAGAGAactgtatatttttttcattgtttgTGATGAGGGTTCCATGAGAGGTTCTTCCAGGGGGGGATGATGGGACAGACTAGGGCACTGTACTGTCTTGTCTATTGGGGGGAATGATTTTTGGGGAGGTGGGTGGGTAATAGTGGGTGTTTGGAGCTATAGAGGTCTGAATTACAAACTTTGCTCCTGTTATTGAACCTGTACACCAGGGTCTGATTTCACCCTGCTGAACAGATCCCATGATATTATGGACACGGTCAGATCCACTCTTGTTCACCACCTGCTGTTCACATGTGGTACTGCAGACCAGTGCACTGCCTGGAGCCACCACCAGATAACAGTATTTCCCCCACAGACCATAGTCATTGACTGAGTTGGTTACTAAGTGATCAAAGTTCAGTTTTGTGTGTTTTGAGGAGGGTTACTTCTCTCAGCTCTGAAGCACAAGActaaaggaacagaaaggaatgtttgtttgtgtgagacAGGACAGTTCAAGCTGATTCATCCTCCATCCCTACAGGTAGATGTCCCtcctcccccaacacacacacctcaagaGGATGGACAAACAAAGGCAGTGTCCAGTGTGGTATATAGGCTTGGCGAAGGACCTTTTttcacatatacatatataaatatgaatatatgtatagatatatactgtatattatacataGAGGCACTAAAGAAGTTGGATTGTTAGTCGTGCACTCTCAGCATGAGGTATATACCCACAAACCGCTTATTGAAACCAGTGCAGTAGCATCCCCAATGTCTCTGCCCCTGCTCCTTGCCCTCTGTGACCCTGTAGCGCCAGTGCTCATTCTGTTCTCATTGTTTTCCAAGTGCCAATAACTTTGTGAAACCCCTTAACTGTGACCCAATATTATTCAAGGTAATTGCACATTAACTACTGTAAAGAAAAATCATTCAGATAAATGTCAACATGGATTTAAAAAAACTATCTTAATAAAACGTTTGTAACAAATTATTTGTGGCCTAGCTCCTTTTTTCCATAATATTTGTACCACTGACAAGATTGACTTGTAAATTATAGGTTTGCTACCTGCTGTAATTAGACATTATCAAAGGTCTGTTCACTCTTGTGGGGATTTTGGCAATAATGAAGATGGGCAATTTAAAGTGAGAGCACCAAATGGAATGTGGGCAGGGGAGTGCATAGTAAGTGAATCAAATCACAGCTCAGCAAATGAATGCTTCTTGGTTCCATTTGGACCTTGACTTAGAAATGATGCATACAACTTATATTGGACAGGGACATATTGAACCAAAGAGTCCAGATGGAGGATAGGACAGGAACTACTAGAGGTGTGATTTTGGATTGATGGAATACAAAAAAAGTCTCTAAATTACAAAAACAATCTAAACCTGTCTTTCTGTATTAATAGAACAAGACGTAGGTCTGTCATTGTCATGGATGAACATATATGAAACTGCACCATTTATATTTCACATAGTGTTTGGTTTACCTTTCATGTAATATAAAGTATTAGGTCTTGAAGAAACCATGTAAAAGTCGtgcaaaaaaaatcatatttcacctttatttaaataggtaggccagttgagaacaagttgtgaAATGAATGAAAGCTTGCTGAGGGAGAAAGTTTTCTTTGCCAATCCAGAGCCAGTTGACTGATAGTTTGATTAGCACTGAGCATGGCTTGCTTGCTCCTTTCATCAATGTCAGATTTCCAGCGGGCATCCTTGCTGCCAGATGTGCATCCTAAAATAGATGTGTTGAGTTGACCCCAAACGCGGCACTACTGTATTAAGCGCGCTCCCGATGCCCATATTTGGGCTCAGGGAAACAGAGCGCAGAGTCTTGACAACACCATATAAGGAGATGTGTTCTGACGCAATCCCTAATGGTTCGCACTTTGTATGGCCAATGGAAGCAAGGGTCTCCTATGCGCGTCACGGGTTTTCCACTGCAGCGCGCGCGCCTCGGTTACCCGTCGGATGTACTTTATATGGGCATCTGTCGATAACCCCTCTGAAAAACAGCTCCCATCGGAGTAATGTTATAGTAATGTGAAGCAAGAAAAACATGAAGATTCAAGAGTAATTTATCAACACAGCTTTTCCCAGTAGAAAATCATTATATAATGGCTTTGATTGGTGGTCTTGACCTGATACCAgtagctaaatataaggctatTGAGGCATGGCTGTTAGCCTTTTAGCCATATCATTTTTGTTCAAAggattcattaaaaaaaaattggaacAGTCTCAaatgcaatttttttatttaacctttaattagcCTACAGGCTAATCTATTTTGCAAGAGAGACATGTTCAAGAAAGCAGTAGTCCACTTACACAAGAAAACAAAATGCAATTCCCTTCCACTTAATAAtagatgtcacacacacacacacacacacacacacacacacacacacacacacacacacacacacacacacacacacacacacacacacacacacacacacacagacaattagCCTAGTGATAGTAAGACAATGCAACAACTAAATGGCACCGATATTTTATGAATTGTATTGGTTTCTCGGGTTTCTGTTCTTTCATTAGCCTAGTATAAAGTGTATGGCCTGTTGACAGTGGACAGATTTGCGTTGATATTCGGTTGTTCAAATTACACAATTATGCAAACAAATGTGGTACAAATAAACACAGCCTAAACACAACCTACACATGTGTCTAGTCATAAATAGTAGTCTATCTGCGTTATCCGCAGCTCTTGTGGGGCTTTTGGCATAGGAGGAGCTCATGGAAGAACTTACACCTCTCAGACGAGAGCGAGCCACTGACGTCAGCGAAGTTATAATAAAGCGGGTTGTACAGGCACGTtcatgtctgtatgtgtgtgaagTTTGGAGACTCTAGGCCCTAACGGTAAAGGAAggtccaaagttgtggcaatcAAATTAACGAGTCTTTAAACGTCTTAAGATCAATAATAAGCAACAACATGGAGGTCAGCGCTGAGGCCAAGAGGATTATGGTCCACGCTCTAGGCAAACTATACAGCTCGCGCGCCCAGCGCGGGGGACACCGTCTCCACCGGAGTCTGCTGCTCACGCTCGTAATGCAGTCCGCCCGGGATATCTACCACGCATCGCAGGCCAGTTGTGAAACCACGACAGCAGCAGAGCCGGTCCAGCAAGAGTCACCGATGGAGGAAACAACTGGAGACCCTTTGGAGAGGGAGGTTTCCTCGTCTCTGTCTGGACTACCCGCGACCCCCCAGCCCCAGGAGAGTGCCTCATCCTCCGAGGACGAAACGAGCTCACTCCCGCTGCACTGCAGTGTAACAGCAGGTAGAGAAGACAAGGAGAACCGGGGCCCGTCGAGGCCTGACCGTAACGCCAGGAAGAGACGCGGCAAGGCGGCCTCAGAGCCCGACTTCCTCCCCTTCAAGAAAGCGAAAATGGAGCAAGGGAGAAATACCGTCATACGGAGCTCTGTGAACTGCTACGGTGTCAGTGAGGACTCACTGGCCTCATCGGTGCCCATGTTAAGAGCCATTGCAGCGTTTTGAAGGGACAATGAAGAGTTTGCTTTGATTTGGGTTCATAAATATAATTTTGTGACCGAGCAGGAGGAATGCGCCATGGGCAAAACTATCCGGGTATGAgccgggtagagagagaggaggccgcATATGCGTTCAGACACTATAAAACGCTATGGTCTCTAATGTTGGAAACGGGGCTGTCCCGGGAACTCAGTTGAGATTTATCCGAAACTTGGAGCTTGTTTTGAAAGAAGTGACTGATCGTGACCGTAAAAGAGTTCCTGTTCTGCCGCTGTGACTGTCCCCGCTGGATGTGCGCCAAAAGAGGAAGACGGAAGAACATTGTTTGGTCTAATACTTTCTAGGGCTGGGCCTGGTGGAAAAGGACTGAATACAATATATGGCACAAGCCTAAACCGACTGAATAGTGCTGGTTAAACGGACTTTTATTGCCTACACGTGCGCCATGATGCTACTATGACCATCGTTATGAAAATACTAGACCAACTATTTACTATTAATCACTGTTGTGGGCCCCAGTAATCCAAACATTTGACCTATTACATAAATTGATCCATTAAATGTTCTGAATGTTCTACCTGTATGATACATTCAAATGTATATTTTGTTCATTTGGAATTGGAATTGGTTAAACTGTGGAACTCTTCTTCCATACGAACCAAAATGAATTGTATCGACACTGATAACCAAAACTGTGAAACAAACCATTCCAATGACACTACCtcagttttatttattaaaacgtTTTATAATGAACTTGAACCTTGTCTCGTTTCCTTTTAACTTGTTGTAGCCTTGTGGAAACTATTCATCATGACATGGGTGCCCACTAGACACACAGTGGTTGAATCGACGTTGTTTCCATTTCATTTCAACCCCTAAAAATCAGTTTTTAACGTGGAAGACTGATTGGATTCTTTTTCAAACAACGTTTAAATTATTTCCTGATGACATGGTCACATttttgttgaattcacgttagttgacaacaaCCAATGGTAAATAAAAACTTaacgttgaactgacatctgtacCCAGTGGTTGGGCGGATGTGGGTGTGGTATGGGGTACGCGTGACTAAAAGAAACAAGGGTAGTAAGAATATTGCCCCATGGCGCGTGTGGGGAGGAAACGGCAATGGGTGTGATGAGTCGTCATCGCTATTctcgcgcgcgcgcacacacacacaaacacagagagagagagaaatagaggttATATTTCCAGGAGGTTACGCTGTTGTAAAGAAGAGACGCAGGACGAACACTATTTCCCCGTCATCAAATTACGCACGGAATGGGTACAATGTATCACTTTTGTTGTTAACCTCGGGAAACTTGAGAGGGCCTATTGTGCCAACCGGACAGCTGTGGAGTACGGTCAGACATGGGACACTGTTCTCCCAGTGGCATGCAGGGGCATCGGCCTGACCACCCCAATCACAATCTGGGCATGACTCTGCACGACTGGCCCATGTATCTGGACCAATATTCTGGTTGGATAACCAGACAAAAATACAGTGTGAAACGAAAACAAGGGGCTGCCTGGAGCTGCTTTCATGAGGGTTTAGAAATTGGTGTTTGTTTTTGCGCTGTTGGGGGCCGATTCCGAACCAAGTTAAGCCCATGTAAATAGAAAGTAATTCCCTTTGTATGCACTTTTTTCTCTATGCTTATTCGTACCTTGAATTGAATGAGAATAGCACCTGCAATTTGTTCAGGGTGGAGTTTaagaaatgaaggtgtggtggaggtgagTTATGACCTTCACcaattccctcataattccaaCACTTTTATGTGCGAGGAAACCGGAAATAAGGTCGAGCAAACCTGCCGGTTCCAAGTGTAAAAACCTCTACTTTCtttgtgaaggaaaagcagccaacaagtactcagcatacagttgaagtcagaagtttacaaacacttaggttggaatcattaaaactcgtttttcaaccactccacaaatttcttgttaacaaactgcagttttggcaagtccactaggacatctactttgtgcatgacacaggtaatttttccaacaattgtttacagacagattatttcacttataattcattgtatcactattccagtgggtcaaaagtttacatacactaagttgactgtgcctttaaacagcttgtcatggctttagaagcttctgacaggcctattgacataatttgagtcaattggaggtgtacctgtggatgtatttcaaggcctaccttcaaactcagtacttctttgcttgacatcacgggaaaatcaaaagaaatcagccaagacctcagaaaaaatggttgacctccacaagtctggatcatccctgggagcaatttccaaatgcctgaaggtaccacgttcatctgtacaaacaatagtacgcaagtataagcaccatgggaccacgcagccttcataccactcaggaaggagacacgttctgtctcctagagatgaacatattttggtgcgaaaagtgcaaatcaatcccagaacaacagcaaaggaccttgtgaagatgctggaggaaacaggtacaaaagtatctataaccacagtaaaacgagtcctatatcgacataatgtGCGAGAAAACCGGAAATAAGGTCGAGCAAACCTGCCGGTTCAGCAAGacagaagccactgctacaaaaccgccataaaaaagccagactactgtttgcaactgtacatagggacaaagatcatactttttggagaaatgtcctctggtctgatgaaacaaaaatagaactgtttggccataatgaccatcgttatgtttggaggaaaaagggggaagcttgcaagccgaagacaccatcccaaccgtgaagcacggttgcatcatgttgtggaggtgctttgctgcaggagggactagtgcacttcacaaaatagatggcatcatgaggtaggaaaattatgtggatatattgaagcaacatctcaagacatcagtcgggcagttaaagcttggtcgcaaatgggtcttccaaatggacaatgaccctaaacatacttccaaagttgtggcaaaatggtttaaggacaacaaaggcaaggtattggagtggccatcacaaagccctgacctcaatcctatagaaaatttgttggcagaactgaaaaagtgtgcgcaagcaaggaggcctacaaacctgactcagttacaccagctctgtcaggaggaatgggacaaaattcacccaacttattgtgcaaagcttgtggaaggctacccaaaatgtttgacccaagttaaacaatttaaaggcaatgctaccaaatacgaactgactgtatgtaaacttctgacccactgggaatgtgatgaaataattaaaagctgaaataaatcactctctctactattattctgacatttcacattcttaaaataaagtggtgatcctaactgacccaagacagggaatgtctactaagattaaatgtcaggaattgtgaaaaactgagtttaaatgtatttggctaaggtgtatgtaaacttccgacttcaactgtatgtgggaactccttcaacactgtCGGAAgaacattcctcatgaagctggttgagagaatgcctagagtgtacaaagctgtcatcaaggatggctactttgaagattctaaaatttaaaatatattttgatttgtttaacactttttttcttactgtatgattccatatgtgttatttcatagtgttgattgTCTGTGAAGGACctgggcgttactctggaccctgatctctcttttgaagaacatatcaagactgtttcaaggacagcttttttccatctacgtaacattgcaaaaatcagaaactttccgTCCAAatatgatgcagaaaaatgtatccatgcttgtcacttctaggttagactactgcaatgctctactttccggctactcggataaagcactaaataaacttcagtaagtgctaaatatggctgatagaatcctgactagaaccaaaaaatgtgatcatattcctccagtgctagcctccctacactggcttcctgttaaggcaagggctgattttactgctaacctacaaagcattacatgggcttgctcctacctatcattccgatttggtcctgctgtacatacctacacgtacgtgtcgatcacaagacgcaggcctcctaattgtcccaagaatttctaagcaaacagctggaggcagggctttctcctatagagctcaatttttatggaatggtctgcctacccatgtgagagacgcagactcggtctcaacctttaagtctttactgaagactcatctcttcagtaggtcctatgattgagtgtagtctggcccaggagtgtgaaggtgaacggaaaggctctggagcaacgaaccgcccttgctgtctctgcctggccggttcccctctctccactgggattctctgcctctaaccctattacaggggctgagtcactggcttattggtgttcttccatgccgtccctaggaggggtgcgtcacttgagtgggttgagtcactgacgtggtcttcctgtctgggttggcgcccccccttgggttgtgccgtggcggagatctttgtgggctatactcggccttgtctcaggatggtaagttggtggttgaaggtatccctctagtggtgtgggggctgtgctttggcaaagtgggtggggttatatcctgcctgtttggccctgtccgggggtatcatcggatggggccacagtgtctcctgacccctgctgtctcagcctccagtatttatgatgcagtagtttatgtgtcggggggctagggtcagtctgttatatctggagtatttctcctgtcttatccggtgtcctgtgtgaatttaagtatgctctctctaattctctctttctctctttctttctttctctctctaggaggacctgagccctaggaccatgcctcaggactacctggcatgatgactccttgctgtccccagtccacctggccgtgctgctgctccagtttcaactgttctgcctgcggctatggaaccctgacctgttcaacggacgtgctacctgtcccagacctgctgttttcaactctctagagacagcaggagtggtagagatactctcaatgatcggctatgaaaagccaactgacatttactcttgaggtgctgacttgttgcaccctcgacaactactgtgattattattatttgaccatgctggtcatttatgaacatttgaacatcttggccaagttctgttataatctccacccggcacagccagaagaggactggccaaccctcagagcctggttcctctctaggtttcttcctaggttttggcctttctagggtgtgtttcctagctaccgtgcttctacacctgcattgcttgctgtttggggttttaggctgggtttctgtacagcactttgagatatcagctgatgtaagaagggctatataaatacatttgatttgattttgatttgatcaagtttgcagatgacacaacagtagtaggcctgattaccaacaatgactagacagcctacagggaggaggtgagggccctggcggagttgttccaggaaaataatctctccctcaacgtcaagaAAATGAagaagctgatcatggacttcaggaaacagcagagggagcacgcccctatccacatcaacgggaccgcagtggagaaggtggaaagcttcaagttcctcggtgtacacatcactgacaatctgaaatggtccacccacatagacagtgtggtgaagttggcgcaacagcgcctcttcaatctcaggaggctgaagagatttgctttggcccctaagaccttcacaaacttttacagatgcacaattgagaggtACGACAACttcaccgcccgcaaccgcagtgctctccagagggtggtgctgtctgcccaacacatcaccgggggcacactaccTGCAGCAtccgatatcacaggaaggccaaaaagatcatcaaggatatcGACCACCTCGCCTCCTGAGTAGCACAACGGTctcaggcactgcatcgcagtgctagaggcatcactccagatccgggttcgatcccgggctgtgttgcagACGGCCgggaccgggagacccatgaggcggtgcacaattggcccagcgtcatccgggttaggggagggtttggccgggatgtccttgtcccatcacgctctagcgactccatGTGGTGGCCGGGTGCATGTACATTGACTTCGGTCACCAGCTGTAAGGTGTTTCCtcctacacattggtgcggctggcttccgggttaaccgagcagtgtgtcaagaagcaatgcggCTTGGAGAGGGTCGTATTTCgagggacgcatggctctcaaccttcgcctctcccgagtccgtatgggagttgcagcaatgggacaagactgtaactatgaattgaatatcacaaaattggatagaaaaggggtaaaaagtacaacaaatgataaaggacatcaaccacccaagccacggcctgttcaccccgctatcatccagaaggtgagggcaGTACAGGTGCACCAAGCTtcccgccatccaggacctctaaaccagggggtgtcagaggaagcccccaaaaattgccaaagactccagccttcctagtcatagactgttctctcttttactgcatggcaagcagtagcgaagtgccaagtctaggtcaaaaaggaTTCTTAACagcttcccccaagccataagactcttgaacagttaatcaaatggctatccggactatttgcatagtccccaccccaccccccatttttacgctgctactactctctgtttattatccatgcttagtcactttacctctacctacatgtatatattacctcaattacctcgactaaccggtgcccctgcatattgactctgtaccggaacctgctgtaaatagcctcgctactgttattttattgttgctccttaattattattataaaaaaaaaatattcttgaaactgcattgttggttaagggcttgtgagtaacAATTTCACTGtcatgtctacacctgttgtattcggcgcatgtgacaaatacaatttcattttattacattttattttagaggctgctgccctatttacatagacatggaatcactggccattttaataatggaacactagtcactttaataatgtatacatactgctttactcatctcatatgtatttactgtattctattctactgtattttagtcaatgccactccgacattgttcgtcctaatatttatatatttcttaattccattcttttacttttagatttgtgtgtattgttgtgaattgttagatactactgcactgtcggagctaggaacacaagcatttctctacacccgcaataacatctgctaatatgtgtatgtgaccaaaaacatttgatttgatttgataggtgGGCGTAGGAAAGGCATACATTTCCTATATCGGAATTGGCCCTTTGGAGAGTAGGCTATACTAGCCCATGGAGTGTGGCTAGTATACAATGTTGTTTAATCTGCCTTCCACCTTAGCTGTGTGTTTGGTCTGGCCTGGGTATGGAAGGAGTAGGGGAGagaaatgaaggagagagagagggggagggagagtgcGGGGGaaatgagggggagggagaggggggcaggATACAGGAAGTGGAGCTGGCAGCAGAATgcaggggaggatggaggatgtgtgtgtgtgtgtgtgagaggggggtgGTGAAGTATTAGGGGGGTTATATATAGAACAGACATTAGAACAGGACACCTCACACATCCGCCTGGCTCACATCTGGCCAACAGGCAGCACCAGgaaaagggagggatggagaggagggagagagcgagggctTGTGTACCTCTGTCAGTTACATGACATTTCAGTAGCACAGCTAATTGGATTAATAAAGGAAGCAGAGTGAAATAAAACTTTAGTTAGTTATCCTGATAATACAGATTTTTCCTATCAATTATTGGAGGGTTTTTTATGAGCCAGTTTCAGGGTTTCCATCTCACCTGCACAgtatttattcctgtgttctTCCATTTGATGTATAGACAATGTCTCAATAAAATAGATAGGTAACAACTGAAAGTCTGCATACTGCTTTATAACTTGTTATACACATGCATACGTTTTTATGATGTCTTACTATAAGGCTTTTAATACGGTTGTCACCTACATATTCACTGTTGGATGAGTGCATCATACAACTGCAGAATGAACTGAAATGTGTGAGGTGAGGAGAGAAAAGGTGAGCAGAGAGGATACATGTTTTTagacaggagggaggaagtaCAGCGGAGAAAAAAGGAGGAATGCGGTGGAGGAATGTGTTAGGAGAGAAGAGATGGACATAaggtaggagaagagagaggtaggTTGAGGGAAGGATATAGGGCATtgggggagcagagagaggccGGTTGAGGGAAAGAATGTGGGGGGCTTAGGGAAAGGGGGAAGGAGTGGAGAATAGGAGGGGAGTATAGGTGTGGAATGTGACATCCGGCCCATTGATTGTACTGCCAATGTTTCCGTCAGCAATCTGATCTGAAGCTGTCCTCTCTAAAGTACACAGAACACACAGGGCAAGCAGGGGGGACACTAGAAACAGACCAGAACATACAGGGTAGGCAGGGGGAACACTAGAAACAGACCAGAACATACAGGGTAGGCAGGGGGAACACTAGAAACAGACCAGAACATACAGGGTAGGCAGGGGGAACACTAGAAACAGACCAGAACATACAGGGTAGGCAGGGGGAACACTAGAAACAGACCAGAACATACAGGGTAGGCAGGGGGGACACTAGAAACAG of Salmo trutta chromosome 1, fSalTru1.1, whole genome shotgun sequence contains these proteins:
- the LOC115204839 gene encoding immediate early response gene 2 protein-like, which codes for MEVSAEAKRIMVHALGKLYSSRAQRGGHRLHRSLLLTLVMQSARDIYHASQASCETTTAAEPVQQESPMEETTGDPLEREVSSSLSGLPATPQPQESASSSEDETSSLPLHCSVTAGREDKENRGPSRPDRNARKRRGKAASEPDFLPFKKAKMEQGRNTVIRSSVNCYGVSEDSLASSVPMLRAIAAF